One part of the Longimicrobium sp. genome encodes these proteins:
- a CDS encoding nucleoside deaminase yields MKHPNVSITLPDWVESTIDLESTYGSDEEKMRLAVELSRQNVLRDTGGPFGAAVFERGTGRVVGVGVNSVVRLNNCTLHGEMVAFMMAQARLGCFSLKSAGGHEYELATSCDPCAMCLGATLWSGVTRVICGATRDDAVRLGFDEGPVFPESHAYLKERGIEIVHGVLRAEAGAVLELYHARKGPIYNG; encoded by the coding sequence ATGAAACACCCGAACGTCTCCATCACCCTTCCCGACTGGGTCGAGTCCACCATCGACCTGGAGAGCACGTACGGCTCCGACGAGGAGAAGATGCGGCTGGCGGTGGAGCTGTCGCGGCAGAACGTGCTGCGCGACACCGGCGGCCCCTTCGGCGCGGCGGTGTTCGAGCGGGGGACGGGGCGCGTGGTGGGCGTGGGGGTGAACAGCGTGGTGCGGCTGAACAACTGCACCCTGCACGGCGAGATGGTGGCGTTCATGATGGCGCAGGCGCGCCTCGGATGTTTCTCGCTGAAGTCCGCCGGTGGGCACGAGTACGAGCTGGCCACCAGCTGCGACCCGTGCGCCATGTGCCTGGGCGCCACGCTGTGGAGCGGCGTAACCCGCGTGATCTGCGGCGCCACCCGCGACGACGCGGTGCGGCTGGGGTTCGACGAGGGCCCCGTCTTCCCCGAGAGCCACGCGTACCTGAAGGAGCGGGGGATCGAGATCGTGCACGGCGTGCTGCGCGCCGAGGCCGGCGCGGTGCTGGAGCTGTACCACGCCCGCAAGGGCCCCATCTACAACGGATAA